A single genomic interval of Gouania willdenowi chromosome 22, fGouWil2.1, whole genome shotgun sequence harbors:
- the wdr89 gene encoding WD repeat-containing protein 89, with amino-acid sequence MDVLAVTLSGLSIARRCRAAEAVYLLDLSLQVSSAALVAASCSDYKVRLHHRETLSMLGELGGHSSPLCGVAFAHASADLLYSGSADGTLRAWDVRSRSSVQTFSSEPTHSYCSFDLNCDDMLLCAGTEQEDGEDSFLVFWDTRKPSATLGVYSESHSDDITQVRFHPSDKDRLASGSMDGLVNVFDLSRGSEDDALLATCNNDSSVSHVRWSGHGHAHLLCLSHNHGVHLWDLRRLDSDQPLALFSATDARGLANVDYLVGAQWVEEERRLMVVGGWGEGHLRLMECDGDGLRLIRSLSGGHTSTVRCFLWDTDDIFTGGEDGQLLLWKQQGGEEPIINKREPSKSQSALRLKTRLHKKHGLQREKKKC; translated from the exons ATGGATGTGTTAGCGGTGACGCTCAGCGGTCTCTCCATCGCACGCCGCTGTCGTGCAGCGGAGGCCGTTTACCTGCTGGATCTGTCGCTGCAGGTGAGCAGCGCCGCCCTGGTGGCCGCGTCCTGCTCCGACTACAAAGTGCGCCTCCACCACAGGGAGACCCTGAGCATGCTGGGAGAACTCGGCGGTCACAGCTCTCCGCTTTGCGGCGTCGCCTTCGCTCACGCCTCCGCCGACCTGCTGTACTCGGGCTCGGCCGACGGCACGTTACGGGCGTGGGACGTTCGGAGCCGCAGCTCAGTGCAGACGTTCAGCAGCGAGCCCACACACAGCTACTGCAGCTTCGACTTGAACTGCGACGACATGCTGCTCTGCGCCGGGACGGAGCAGGAGGACGGAGAGGACAGCTTCCTGGTCTTCTGGGACACACGGAAACCAAGCGCCACCCTTGGGGTGTACTCCGAGTCGCACAGCGATGACATCACTCAG GTGCGGTTTCACCCTAGCGATAAGGACCGACTGGCGTCGGGCTCCATGGACGGCCTGGTGAACGTGTTCGACCTGAGCCGTGGCTCCGAGGACGACGCGCTGCTCGCTACATGTAACAACGACTCGTCGGTGAGCCATGTGCGCTGGAGCGGCCATGGCCACGCCCACCTGCTGTGCCTGAGTCACAACCACGGCGTCCACCTCTGGGACCTACGCCGCCTCGACTCCGACCAGCCGCTCGCGCTCTTCAGCGCCACCGATGCTCGCGGCCTTGCAAACGTGGACTACCTAGTGGGTGCGCAGTGGGTGGAGGAGGAGCGCCGTCTGATGGTAGTGGGCGGGTGGGGGGAGGGCCATCTGCGGCTGATGGAATGTGACGGCGATGGACTAAGGCTGATCAGGAGCCTGAGTGGAGGCCACACCTCCACGGTGCGCTGCTTCCTGTGGGACACTGACGACATATTTACCGGGGGCGAGGATGGACAACTGTTGCTATGGAAACAACAAGGAGGGGAGGAGCCTATTATCAACAAACGGGAACCCTCTAAGAGCCAATCAGCTTTGCGACTGAAGACCAGGCTGCATAAAAAGCATGGACtacagagagagaagaagaaatgctga